TTCCTCACAGGTTCTCTTATGCTTAGTTAATTTGTACGTGGAAATACTTACCATTTTTCTTGGCGCTATTCATTGTTAGAAGGCATGGTTTCAAGCAGGCTGTTTCCTTGTTTTACAAGTTCCAATTGTTTGATATCTTTCTGCAACAGACGTTTAGAATATGGACTACTAATGGTTAATTTATGATGAAGAACTTTTGCTTAATATGTTATATTCTAAGCAGGTTGCTTGTCCAATTTATGATGTACATAACTAGGTGTGGCCTTTGAACCTGAACTTTTGCTTGATATGTTATATTCTAAGCAGGTTGCTTGTCCAATTTATGATGTACATAACTAGGTGTGGCCTTTGAACCTATGTATTAACTTCTATATTGTCCTTGGTATTAGGCAGAAGCTTGAAGAGGACGGAATCTAGGAGCACAATTATTTGTTACATTTTATCTaggacttttttttttctgaatctCCTGATGTAACTTTTATTTGTGGTCATATTGTAGTTTATTTGTTCCTTTTATTGCTGAAGGTACCTATTGGCAGAAGCAGGTGACACATTATTTGCTTCTTTTATTGGGACAAAACAGTACAAGTAAGTATTATGGACATCTCATTGGATATTTCATTGTGTACTTTCTGGAGTATTTATGAGCTTTAAACATGTAAAATCTCCCCTCCCCTTTCCATTTAATTTTGTTGTCAGGGATGTTGTGACCGATGTAAATATACTACAAGGCGCTATATTTCATGAGGATGCCATGGAGGATGCTGCCCAGATGGAAGCTATTGAATCAGTGCAAGGTGAAAGTCAAAGGGGAAATGGAGAAGGTCAACAGAATCCACTTGAGTCAAAGCCTAAGCATCTGAAAGATCAGCCTAAGCCTGCTGCTCATCGAGTAAGACAGCTGGTTGTCATTTTTGCAGTGCATTTGAATACAGTGTTCTTGTAAATGTTAATTGATCTTTTGACTGTTACATTTATATTGCACTTCACAATTGATAGTTCCTCCATTCATGTTCCCTTTTACCTGCcttgttaatttttaaatcatcaCCTTAGGGTTTCTTGGCTCGTGCTAAAGGGATACCTGCTTTAGAGTTGTACAGGCTTGCTCAGAAGAAGAAACGAAAACTTGTATTGTGTGGACATTCACTTGGTGGGGCAGTAAGTTGCATGCTCTCTTACACTATTGAATGCACTGCTATTAATTATTGCATTTCATTTTCTCCTTTTTTCCAATCCTTTTAGGTGGCAGCATTAGCTACTCTTGCCATCCTGAGGGTTATTGCTGCATCCTCTTCATTAAAAGAAGATGCAAAGATTCAGGTCAAATGTATCACATTTTCCCAACCACCAGTTGGGAATGCTGCTTTAAGAGAGTATGTCTTAATTAATCTCCATTTCACAAATAAACTATTGAAAGTGCAGATAATCCGTTGCTCTATGGTTTTCTCTTTTCTGGAACACTGAGCCCacttaattttattgttatctTTCTTGTTCCTCTTTTCTTTTCAGCTATGTCCATGAAAAAGGATGGCAGCATTATTTTAAGAGCTACTGCATTCCTGAAGACTTGGTGCCCCGTATCCTTTCTCCTGCTTATTTTCATCACTATAATGCTCAACCTTTGTCAATGAATAATGAGGTTGAAAGTACCAGTCAATCAGTGGTAAAAGATGAGAAATGGATAGAAAAATCAGGGGCACAAAAGCCAAAGGAGAATGAGAGGGAGCGATTGGTTCTGGGTTTAGGCCCTGTGCAGACTTCCTTTTGGAGACTTTCTAGGCTTGTTCCTTTAGAGGGTTTTAGAAGGCAGTTCAATaaatacacaagcaaacaatttGGTCCCATGGGGACATCTGAGACCCCTAATTCTGATGTAACATCTCCAATTGAGGATGTGGTTGCTGCACCTCAGTCTCTTGAAATCCAAGAGGGTTCTGATGGCATCTCTCTTAAACCATTAACTGAAACTAATAACGTGCTGTCAGAGGAAGCAATGGATGGAAAATTAGGCGAAAAGGGAAATGATAAAGgtggagataaaagaaattggcGTAGGGTACCCTATTTACCTTCGTATGTCCCATTTGGCCAGGTAGAACAGGAACACATATTTTATTTACTCTTGCTGTCTGTTTTATCCAAAATGTAAACAAGCACCAGAgatgaaataataaaacaaaaaagcTTGGAGTTGGAGTCCCTCATTTAGTTGTCTCCGCCCTCGTACCCGCAACCCAAAAATAAAGTCAGCTGCATCAATTTACATTGTTTTCCATTGCATTACTGAAACTGATATGTTTTCAAAAGCTGATTATGATACactaatgagttttttaatTTGCAACAGCTGCATCTATTGGGAAATTCTTCAGTGGAATTACTATCTGGTGCAGAGTACTCAAAATTAATATCGGTGAGGTTTTCCTTTGCTAACTCAGTTTTCAGTTTGGTttgattctttcttttttctttgtgATGGGAAATTTAGCAGTGTGTCTTGCACAAATTGCAAGATTACCTATAGCTCTGCCTCTTCATTAGTATTGGCTGGAGGCAATTAATTCTGGGATCCCTCATTTTGTTTGCTTTCTTCTGGCAAAGACATTTTCAGGTCAGATCTGTGATTGCCGAACTAAGGGAACGATTTCAATCACATTCAATGAGATCTTATCGATCTCGATTTCAGAGGTAGCGTATTGTTGTCTATAGAAGTTCACCTTTGGGCTTGTTAAGCTTGTTTTGCAGCTTTCACTGTCTGCTATTGCCTTGCTTCTAATAATTTGATTTGCAAGTTTTTCAATCTAggttttatttcttattttactAACTTCAATTTTAGCTTGAATGGGACAGCCAGGATTGCAGCagtgaaataaaatataacctGTGTAAATGAAACATGTACAAGTAATTTTAAATTGCATAAACAACTGTAATTATAAATACTCAGACTTTTGCAGTGTCTTTTAATGACATTAcctgaaaacttgaaattttcGCTCTTCTGGGTACTATCCCTTGAAGATACTAAAAAATTTAGCGACTGGACTTTCATGCATCAGCTTGGACTTGCAGTGATATCAAAGAAATGATGGCACCTACAGATTTCCTGTTGTTGTTGGATACGGttcaattttgattatttttgaaGATGGAAGCAAATAATATATCTCAGCTAAAGAGGGTTCTTTTGTTGTCAATGTCTTGGTTCTAGTAGAATATTTGGATATTCACCTTAGGTACAAGTTGTTCATACTTCATATCCATGTTCTGAATATTGGTGTTTTAAGCCTCCCCATTAGTTCCTCCTTGAAGGTGACCTAGATTTTGCCCCTAAAATTGCAGGGCTAGCTGGACTGTGAGAACAATGCTATGAAAGAATAAACGAACATAAATCTGTTTAGAAATTGTTTCATATGCTATTAAAATAGTGTATTAAGGTTATTACTCCAAGTGGCTGCTGATGTGGTCCTTACTGTCGTTCATCATTTTGAAAAGTCTAATATTTTGGTATATTCCTCATAAATCACAACGAAATAATGAATGCTCATGGATGTGCTAACAATCATTTTTTCCCAAGGAATTTTGAGTTTGTAGTTCATATTTCATAGAAAGTATTGCAAACTAAAGTCTTCAGGCAATTCATGCCAAGGGGTGTTTCATAGCGGGTATAGATATAGAGTGAGCTTTTTTCCCTATTCTTACATGTAAAAGGAAAATGCTAGTATATTGATAAATAGACACTTGTAATCTTCTCCTTCATAGTAAAAATTTCGGGCGACTCTATTTGGAAGATCCAAAAACAAGACTAAAGCGGCGTCTGGGTGATTTGATTGTTTTTAAGGGACTGAGTTGGATTTCAAAAAAACTGCGATCTaatgttctctctctctctctcttttactttttttcattttataaattaatgttGCATATGCAATTCTCTGTATTTGTATTAGCTGGCATGAAATGTTCATTGTCCTTTTTATATGCAGAATCTACGATATGTGCATGGGTGATGGTGCTTCATCTTTCCCAGGAATGGAACAACTGCCTCAGTTTCTGCATTTGCAACAGTGGCTTGGGCTTGCAGTTGCTGGCACTGTAGAGCTTGCTCAAATTGTAGAATTGCCAGTTATTCGCACAGCCACTTCGATTGTTCCTCTTGGGTGGAATGGTGCTCCTGGTGGGAAGAATGCAGAACCCTTAAAAGTTGATATTATTGGTTTTGGCTTGCACCTTTGTAACTTGGTCAATGCTCAAGTCAATGGTAACTGGTATTCTCCTTAATTacctttttctattttcttttgatGCAAAAAAGAATTTCAATTCTTTTAGTATCTAAAATGGTGACCAAGTAGTGATGCAATTTTGAGGTTCATCTACTTAGATAAACTCGATTGCAACCTAACTGCAAACTGCTTGCATAATTTTGTTTGATTTAGAGAGTTGATAACTGTCATTGTCACCCCTATATGGAACCACTATCATGTTGTCATCACTTTTGGCTGGATTCTTTTGTGTACTTGAACTTGTTCTCTCTGGATTTTGTTTTATTCTCTGTTTATGCATGCTCATCTATGCATTTTCTCTAATGCTCAACCGTATGATTTTCTCTAAATCCTTTTAAATAATCTGTAAGCTTTTATTACATCACCTTTTCAAATATTGAGCCTGAGGATCCTGGCCTAAACATTTCCACCTGTGCAGTGATTTCACTTCACTACTCTTTATATCATGCCCATTTAGTGAATGCAATTACATATAAAGAAATATCTCTTCATCATTCATTCATTATTATAATGCATTCTATGTTGCCTTTTTTCAGAATTAGAAGCTGTTTACTTGTTTGGATATGGGTTTGTGTTATATCCAGAATTTCTTTTTATTCATCGTGGGGCTTGTTTGGCCTGTGGGCTGCATGAGTGAGCTTAGCTATATCATCCTCCCTAATCTGCACTTGtaccaattaaaatatttgatatatAGATACTTAATTTAACTACCTGGTTTAATTAAAAGGTTACATATGTGATTTAATTCTATATTATGCTTGTTGCATCCAGGTGTGCAACTACAGTGGAGTCATTTCCTCCTGCACCCAGCTACTCTTCAAGCCATGAAGTACAGCCTGAACTACAAAAAATGAGGGTCTTAGTTGGAGCTCCTCTGAGAAGACCACCAAAACATCCTATAGTGGCAGATCCCTTGATGCCTATCTTTCCTTCTATTGATTCAGATGCTGATAATCTCAATAGAGAGCATAGTTTAGGGCATGAAGAGAAATTGCTCCGCCCTGAAGGTTTGAGTGATTTTTGCATTTTTTGTACAAGTGATTTTGCCACTGTCTCTAAGGAGGTCCATGTCAGAACTCGTAGGGTGCGGTTACTTGGCCTTGAGGTAATTTTATTATCAATTCTAATTCAAAATTGCtctgatctctctctctctctctctctctccatccTTTTGTGCATCTTACCAAAATTTTTGTACACGTAGGGTGCTGGtaaaacttctcttttcaggGCAATTATGGGTCAAGGCAGACTAAGCACCATTGCCAATTTTGAGAATATGTGCGTAGAGGCTGATATTCAAGAAGGCATTTCTGGTGGTGTATGCTATGTTGATTCAGCTGGAGTAAATTTGCAGGTAATACTTTCGTTTTGTACGGTAGAAGTACCTATGCCTTCaatgtaataaaattttatacaagTCTAACTATTTCGTTTGGTTATTTATTGTTTTTCATTTCATATGCAACATCATGTCGTTTATTTATCACTATTTAGCTAATTAATGCCCATTACATACAAAAACTTTTGTATTCATGATTATTTCATTTACTTTTACTTCCACCACCACTACAGCCCTTGATCAATACAATCCTTGCTGTCACTACTATCATGAACCCTTCCTTCTCTTGCCACTGCCTCTATCACACCTGACTATCAATGCCAACAAGTAAAAATACATACAGAGATTTGAATTATTATTACATTATACTATATTgatcttaattattttatttcattacaaTTTTCTGTAGGGATGTCAAACTTATCGTCTGTTTATGATAAAAAAGTGTTGATAGTGCTTTTGTGTCATTGAACACAAAactttttatgatataaaattttaatttaatatattttggcttttttataaatagtaattagaatgttatatttatccaatcaattatttatatatattaagtatttcaaaatgtattttttaaatatttttataatgtttatcaAGTTAAAGTACtatttatatgattataaacatatataaataaatataatttacataaaactaataatatgttattaaatagatatttatatttatgaagatatataattgtatttttattaattgagtAATTGACCTTTCTTATACTTATGGTTTTATATTGTCAGTGtaccattttattttctttcaataaATGCACCAATTAGTATATGATGAATTTATATTAGTTTCTTTAGAAATATGATCATTCTCGATGTTATGCATAATTGATTTCAAGACCTCATATTTTTTTCTGTCCTATGGAGGTTTTATATTGTCAGTGTACCCTTCAGTCTCCTTGCTGCACTCCCTAAGCCCTTCATCGTCTTCATTTCTCTGAAATCTCACATTCATTCTAGAGAAACCCCAACATGTGGCGATGCTTCCCTTCTCAGATATTAGATCACCTTTGTCCCTCCAAGCCTCTCACCTCTTACAAATTTCCATGGCCCCTACTCCGTTCTCTCTTGCACCATCGCACCAACCTCCATAGAAATCCTTGACACTGTTGCACCCGTCCAACATCAGTCCTCCATCCGTCTGCCTCGTCTGTTCAAATCATCTAATGCCTTGTTCTTCAACTCTCAATTTTAGAAAGTCAGAGAACATGCAACTCTTCACTCTCGATTCTTGGTCATTGTCTGTCCAAAATCAATATCAATCTCATCACTTAGCCACTCACAGATTTTGATAATCGATTCTCATAGGGTCACCTTCTCGGTCACTATTGATTCTTGCTTGGGGAAATTTGTTTGATATTTTTAACTAGATAGTTTTAAATtgtttcttaaaattttatttttgtttgattgtcaaaattacttttttttatcgAATTGTCAAAATTACTTGGGAGAAATTGATTAGTTGAATGGATAATTCATTTCATTTTGTTTGTGCTACAATAATATGTTGAAGTTTATTTTGATTATGGGTTCTATGTTGTTGGGGTCAAATGGAAAAGTTTCTGTAATATTGAGTCAGTTTGTGAAATCGGAACTGTTGAACCAAACTGATTTTtccaattcaattcaatttggttGGGTTCTTAAATCAGTTCAGTTTGGTTCTTTACACTATTCAATTTGGTTGTTTAGTTTTTTAATATGAACTGAATGTTATTAGCTGCTAGCTATCAACAACAGGTATCAATTGTATCCTCTGGTTAAACCAAATAGGTCCCATGTAGAATGTAAGAAACTGACCTCTCTGCCACCGAAACAAAAACTACTTATTTACACTTCGCAAGATATGAATATGCTATCCTTTGTTTCAAATAACCTTCAATATAAAGATAGAAAATTGAGAGGGTGAAGGACAAAAAAGAAAATCCGAAACTAGGGAAGAACAATAAAATGAGTTGCTACCCCATGTagacccaaaaaaaaaagaataagacCATGTGAGTAACGAACATtgtcattacagaatggtaaTAATGGCCATTATTCTAAAACTTCCATAACACCCATTATAgatgctatttttttttttttgctcatAAATAAGGGGATAACAGTAACAGGCGCCTTAAAAACCTATAAATGATGGCTGTAATATTACACAAGTGTCATTATTTGAAACCATGAGTGGGATAGACAATAAGGAATTTGTTGGGAGGATATTTAACTTGGCTACAGTAAATTACTgtttagtcttttttttttccctagtTAAAGATGGTTAGTaattttggaattttttttGAATAGCTGATTCCATTGTATATTTTCTGTTCACCATATTTTCCAAACACCACCAAATTATGTTGTCCGCTCCAGTAAAGCTGACTGACAACCAGAATCAACCTTCATTAGTCGTTTGGCATAAACACCCACAACCATATCATTCTGCCCATCAAACCACCAAACACCATTAAATCAAATCATAACTACACATCTTGGCTGGGGTGTAAACAATGATGTTAATTGCTTCAGTGAGAAAGtgtttaaattgagaaattttgCATCAAGCAAATGTGTTTTTGTAATGATTAACTTTCAGgaacttttttaattaattaagcaaAGTCCTAAGGTTTTTCCCTTTTCTTCGTATGCCTATATTACAGGAGCTGAATAAGGAGGTCTCTCGTTTCAGGGATGAACTATGGATGGGAATTCGTGAGCTCAGTAGGAAAACAGATTTGATTATTCTTGTACATAACTTGTCACATAAGATTCCTCGAAGCAGTAACCAAAATGCATCATCTCAACAGCCAGTACTTTCACTTGTTTTAGATGAGGCTAAAGCTCTTGGTATTCCATGGGTTCTTGCTGTAACAAACAAATTTTCTGTCAGTGCACACCAGCAAAAAACAGCAATTGATGCTGTTTTGCACGCATATCAATCATCTCTAAGCACCATGGAAGTTGTGAATTCCTGCCCTTACGTTATCCACACTGCTGCTGCCAGCGCGTCTTTATCACTGGCTGCTGCTGAGAGGGATTCTGGTGGAAGGATGGGTGCTCAAAATCTTATTTTTGCTCCATTTAATCTTGTTAGGAGGCCATTTCAAAGAAGAGACACCGTTTTTCCAGTTGAGGGTGTGAACTCACTTTGTCAGCTTGTCCACCGAGTGCTGCGCAGTCATGAAGAGGCCTCTTTACAGGTAAAAATGCTTAATCCATTTTTTTTCTGAAGATATACTATTGTCGATTTCTATGCGCTGTGTAGTGTAAACATCAGTCAGCTTTTGTTTGCATTTGAATAAAGTCGCTGTTCTAAAATTTGGATAAGCTTTTGGTCAAAGTTTTAACGTGTGGGTTAAGTAAGAAGGTGTTATGTCCCAACTTCGGTTATACAACTCAAATGAAAAGACGTAGTTATACTTGGTTGTCataaaaattttcattgaaTTTCTATACTAGGACGATTTCTATTTGTTAGAAAGCTAAGCTCGTGTGATTTATCTTACAAATTAAATCTGGCATTGATTGCAATTGTAACAAAATGACTAAATTGAAATTGCAAAGTTTGATAAAGATTACAATGTAGACTCTAAGCATTGACAAAACCTACAACCTAGTCTATgcattttcaaaatcaaataattttgcgccttatattaattatatatattaattgattGCTACATCCAATTTTTCACTCAAATTACTGATAATTTTAACAACAATGATCAAAATgccattaattatattttcaaaatgagATAAGTAAATTCCTGAGGTagtgttttattaataaaatagttcctttgtttaaattttatttttaaaaaataaatatattatatttattatatatagtgTAATGCTATAATTGTATATATTATCTGAACAATGCTATATTCTACGATATTTCTATTTAATGGCAATCTTTCAATAGTTCATAAGCTAAAGGAATGACTAATCATCAAAGCATATATTTCTAGAAATCTTTTAGTTTAAATCTTATAATCTATTAGCTGTatggaatttaatttttatttgcagTATTAGTATTTCTTAATATATAGAATACCAAAGAGTTGGAACATTCCAATCCGTTTGGATGgagcttgtaaagctcaaaAAAgtgttttcataatttttaatgtGATTGaaaaattgtttgaataataattttgtgattttataattttgaggatttttttattttgaaaatataaagacTTGAGATATCGGTTTCATCAGAATTCAAGTACATTGTAATTtgtcctttttttaaaaaaaaaaaaaaaatttagcccTTTGGCTATGATTGCAATAACTTGAAGACATTCGGCTTTATTGTACCGGGTTTAAAGAATTGGCTATAATAAGAATTCTCAAGTGCTTTTTGTCCAATAAGCCTAAAAAAGTTTGGAGAATTGTTTCTCTTTATTCTACATCAAAGTTGCATGCTTTTAGTGGTGGACAACATGGACTTTTAATCAGTGAGCTGAACTGTAATCCTCTCCATCTGATGTGCGGTTGACTTGAAGTTCGAATGGCAATATTTGGATTTGTGAAATAGCTTGATTTTAGGGATTTGCTAGAAAAACGAAAAATCATTTGGGAATTTATGCAGGTCGATGCAATGAATGATATGATAGATTTGATCAGCTTGATTTGCTCTTGTAGAAATAACAAATCTTTCATGTGTTGTCTTTGACTCAAGGAACTAGCCAGAGATAGACTTTTAGCAGAACTGACACGGGAACGTGCAACGGCAATAGACGCGAGACGAGAAGCTCAAGCCAAGTCATCTTCCTTAACAGCTGCTGCTGTGGGTGCTTCCCTTGGGGCTGGTGTTGGCCTTGCCTTGGCTATTGTAATGGGTGCTGCATCTGCTTTACGGAAGCCCTGAGGATTTATATGTTCCCATCATC
This genomic interval from Manihot esculenta cultivar AM560-2 chromosome 12, M.esculenta_v8, whole genome shotgun sequence contains the following:
- the LOC110627971 gene encoding uncharacterized protein LOC110627971 isoform X3, with translation MEDAAQMEAIESVQGESQRGNGEGQQNPLESKPKHLKDQPKPAAHRGFLARAKGIPALELYRLAQKKKRKLVLCGHSLGGAVAALATLAILRVIAASSSLKEDAKIQVKCITFSQPPVGNAALRDYVHEKGWQHYFKSYCIPEDLVPRILSPAYFHHYNAQPLSMNNEVESTSQSVVKDEKWIEKSGAQKPKENERERLVLGLGPVQTSFWRLSRLVPLEGFRRQFNKYTSKQFGPMGTSETPNSDVTSPIEDVVAAPQSLEIQEGSDGISLKPLTETNNVLSEEAMDGKLGEKGNDKGGDKRNWRRVPYLPSYVPFGQLHLLGNSSVELLSGAEYSKLISVRSVIAELRERFQSHSMRSYRSRFQRIYDMCMGDGASSFPGMEQLPQFLHLQQWLGLAVAGTVELAQIVELPVIRTATSIVPLGWNGAPGGKNAEPLKVDIIGFGLHLCNLVNAQVNGNWCATTVESFPPAPSYSSSHEVQPELQKMRVLVGAPLRRPPKHPIVADPLMPIFPSIDSDADNLNREHSLGHEEKLLRPEGLSDFCIFCTSDFATVSKEVHVRTRRVRLLGLEGAGKTSLFRAIMGQGRLSTIANFENMCVEADIQEGISGGVCYVDSAGVNLQELNKEVSRFRDELWMGIRELSRKTDLIILVHNLSHKIPRSSNQNASSQQPVLSLVLDEAKALGIPWVLAVTNKFSVSAHQQKTAIDAVLHAYQSSLSTMEVVNSCPYVIHTAAASASLSLAAAERDSGGRMGAQNLIFAPFNLVRRPFQRRDTVFPVEGVNSLCQLVHRVLRSHEEASLQELARDRLLAELTRERATAIDARREAQAKSSSLTAAAVGASLGAGVGLALAIVMGAASALRKP
- the LOC110627971 gene encoding uncharacterized protein LOC110627971 isoform X1, which produces MESIQSRVESWIRDQRAKILKVSWAPLQWRMRWPPWIHSDREHRKKIQQEYERRRKQLHDLCLAVKADSVSDLQDILCCMVLSECVYKRPATEMVRAVNKFKADFGGQVVSLERVQPSSDHVPHRYLLAEAGDTLFASFIGTKQYKDVVTDVNILQGAIFHEDAMEDAAQMEAIESVQGESQRGNGEGQQNPLESKPKHLKDQPKPAAHRGFLARAKGIPALELYRLAQKKKRKLVLCGHSLGGAVAALATLAILRVIAASSSLKEDAKIQVKCITFSQPPVGNAALRDYVHEKGWQHYFKSYCIPEDLVPRILSPAYFHHYNAQPLSMNNEVESTSQSVVKDEKWIEKSGAQKPKENERERLVLGLGPVQTSFWRLSRLVPLEGFRRQFNKYTSKQFGPMGTSETPNSDVTSPIEDVVAAPQSLEIQEGSDGISLKPLTETNNVLSEEAMDGKLGEKGNDKGGDKRNWRRVPYLPSYVPFGQLHLLGNSSVELLSGAEYSKLISVRSVIAELRERFQSHSMRSYRSRFQRIYDMCMGDGASSFPGMEQLPQFLHLQQWLGLAVAGTVELAQIVELPVIRTATSIVPLGWNGAPGGKNAEPLKVDIIGFGLHLCNLVNAQVNGNWCATTVESFPPAPSYSSSHEVQPELQKMRVLVGAPLRRPPKHPIVADPLMPIFPSIDSDADNLNREHSLGHEEKLLRPEGLSDFCIFCTSDFATVSKEVHVRTRRVRLLGLEGAGKTSLFRAIMGQGRLSTIANFENMCVEADIQEGISGGVCYVDSAGVNLQELNKEVSRFRDELWMGIRELSRKTDLIILVHNLSHKIPRSSNQNASSQQPVLSLVLDEAKALGIPWVLAVTNKFSVSAHQQKTAIDAVLHAYQSSLSTMEVVNSCPYVIHTAAASASLSLAAAERDSGGRMGAQNLIFAPFNLVRRPFQRRDTVFPVEGVNSLCQLVHRVLRSHEEASLQELARDRLLAELTRERATAIDARREAQAKSSSLTAAAVGASLGAGVGLALAIVMGAASALRKP
- the LOC110627971 gene encoding uncharacterized protein LOC110627971 isoform X2 → MSAGGSSFTISVSPSRLIQSRICRTFSVAWSSPSVSIRYLLAEAGDTLFASFIGTKQYKDVVTDVNILQGAIFHEDAMEDAAQMEAIESVQGESQRGNGEGQQNPLESKPKHLKDQPKPAAHRGFLARAKGIPALELYRLAQKKKRKLVLCGHSLGGAVAALATLAILRVIAASSSLKEDAKIQVKCITFSQPPVGNAALRDYVHEKGWQHYFKSYCIPEDLVPRILSPAYFHHYNAQPLSMNNEVESTSQSVVKDEKWIEKSGAQKPKENERERLVLGLGPVQTSFWRLSRLVPLEGFRRQFNKYTSKQFGPMGTSETPNSDVTSPIEDVVAAPQSLEIQEGSDGISLKPLTETNNVLSEEAMDGKLGEKGNDKGGDKRNWRRVPYLPSYVPFGQLHLLGNSSVELLSGAEYSKLISVRSVIAELRERFQSHSMRSYRSRFQRIYDMCMGDGASSFPGMEQLPQFLHLQQWLGLAVAGTVELAQIVELPVIRTATSIVPLGWNGAPGGKNAEPLKVDIIGFGLHLCNLVNAQVNGNWCATTVESFPPAPSYSSSHEVQPELQKMRVLVGAPLRRPPKHPIVADPLMPIFPSIDSDADNLNREHSLGHEEKLLRPEGLSDFCIFCTSDFATVSKEVHVRTRRVRLLGLEGAGKTSLFRAIMGQGRLSTIANFENMCVEADIQEGISGGVCYVDSAGVNLQELNKEVSRFRDELWMGIRELSRKTDLIILVHNLSHKIPRSSNQNASSQQPVLSLVLDEAKALGIPWVLAVTNKFSVSAHQQKTAIDAVLHAYQSSLSTMEVVNSCPYVIHTAAASASLSLAAAERDSGGRMGAQNLIFAPFNLVRRPFQRRDTVFPVEGVNSLCQLVHRVLRSHEEASLQELARDRLLAELTRERATAIDARREAQAKSSSLTAAAVGASLGAGVGLALAIVMGAASALRKP